A genomic window from Dechloromonas sp. A34 includes:
- a CDS encoding ABC transporter permease, with translation MNDIPRLQVESGRVVLSGQWTLAAMLPDLAILQEQLAALGRSADTWDLSGVSRLDSAAAVLLWRGWGNAWPATLDISPLHRQVLSRVADLPQEIPGPPVQAFHLLEALGKLLLKALANLRGMIALFGQLLFDLGYLFRYPNDIPWKEIAANVYKSGAQALPVTAMVGFLIGITISYLSALQLKSFGADLFIVNILGISIIRELGPVLVAVLVAGRSGSAMTAQIGVMRVTEEIDALSTMGISRTVRVVLPKIMGLTAAMPLIVLWTSAVALLGGMVAAMLQLDLSLIYFLENLPRAVPVANLFIGLAKGVVFGFVISLVACHFGLRVKPNTESLSANTTSAVVTAITAVILVDAVFAIFTRHIGVPSL, from the coding sequence ATGAACGATATTCCCCGATTGCAGGTCGAGTCGGGGCGAGTTGTCTTGAGCGGCCAATGGACATTGGCTGCCATGCTGCCCGATCTGGCGATCTTGCAGGAACAGCTGGCGGCCTTGGGCCGTAGCGCCGATACTTGGGACCTATCGGGTGTTTCCCGCCTCGACAGTGCGGCGGCGGTTCTGCTCTGGCGCGGTTGGGGCAATGCCTGGCCGGCGACGCTGGATATTTCGCCCTTGCATCGCCAGGTGCTAAGTCGGGTTGCCGATCTGCCGCAGGAGATACCTGGGCCGCCAGTTCAGGCATTTCACCTGTTGGAAGCTCTCGGCAAGTTATTGCTCAAAGCGCTGGCCAATCTGCGCGGCATGATTGCCCTGTTCGGGCAACTGCTGTTTGATCTTGGCTATCTGTTCCGATATCCCAACGATATTCCGTGGAAGGAAATCGCGGCCAACGTGTACAAATCGGGCGCTCAGGCGCTGCCGGTCACTGCCATGGTCGGTTTCCTGATCGGTATTACCATCAGTTACCTGTCGGCACTGCAACTGAAGAGTTTTGGTGCCGATCTGTTCATCGTCAATATTCTCGGTATTTCGATCATCCGCGAGTTAGGACCGGTCTTGGTCGCCGTGCTTGTCGCCGGGCGCTCGGGGTCGGCAATGACGGCACAGATCGGGGTAATGCGAGTCACCGAGGAAATCGATGCGCTGTCGACGATGGGTATCTCGCGAACAGTTCGTGTCGTCCTGCCCAAGATTATGGGGCTGACCGCCGCAATGCCGCTGATCGTCTTGTGGACCTCGGCGGTGGCGCTCCTCGGCGGCATGGTTGCGGCCATGCTGCAACTCGACCTGTCGCTGATCTACTTCCTGGAGAACCTGCCGCGGGCGGTGCCGGTGGCCAACCTGTTCATTGGCCTGGCCAAAGGTGTCGTCTTCGGCTTTGTAATTTCGCTGGTCGCCTGCCACTTCGGCCTGCGCGTCAAGCCCAATACCGAGAGCCTGTCGGCCAATACGACCAGTGCCGTGGTGACGGCGATCACCGCGGTCATTCTGGTCGATGCGGTATTTGCCATCTTCACCCGTCACATCGGGGTGCCCAGCCTATGA
- the rplI gene encoding 50S ribosomal protein L9, with translation MQIILLEKVVNLGNLGDIVKVKDGYARNFLIPKKMAKRATPAAKAEFEARRSELEKVAAEKLAAAQAFADKLTGLSVSVARKAGLDGRLFGSVGNADIADALKVAGFDVDKAGIRLPDGPLKTIGDFPIDVALHTDVLANITVAVVAE, from the coding sequence ATGCAAATCATTCTGCTCGAAAAGGTTGTTAACCTCGGTAACCTCGGCGATATCGTCAAGGTCAAGGATGGCTACGCCCGCAATTTCCTGATCCCGAAGAAGATGGCCAAGCGCGCCACCCCGGCGGCCAAGGCTGAATTTGAAGCCCGTCGTTCCGAGCTGGAAAAGGTTGCCGCCGAGAAGCTGGCTGCCGCCCAGGCCTTTGCCGACAAGCTGACCGGTCTGTCCGTTTCCGTCGCCCGCAAGGCTGGTCTGGATGGCCGCCTGTTCGGTTCCGTCGGCAATGCCGATATCGCCGACGCGCTCAAGGTTGCTGGTTTCGATGTCGACAAGGCTGGTATCCGTTTGCCGGACGGCCCGCTGAAGACCATCGGTGACTTCCCGATCGACGTTGCGCTCCACACCGACGTGCTGGCCAACATCACCGTGGCGGTCGTTGCCGAGTAA
- a CDS encoding ABC transporter ATP-binding protein, producing the protein MTRPAVVELAGISTVYGRQHIHRNLNLRVETGQILGLLGGSGSGKTTLLREMLGLLRPSAGSVRLFGIDLNDGDALIQRAVRRRLGMLFQHGALFSALSVFDNIAFPLRELRCLDEDWICRLVHLKLAMVELEPAHGKLMPAELSGGMVKRVALARALALEPELLLLDEPTAGLDPDRSQNFVDLVGSLQQALGLTVIMVTHDLNTLAGLASHVAVLADGHIIACGPKDEVMTVDHPFVTGFFGADRRKLL; encoded by the coding sequence ATGACCCGGCCAGCGGTCGTCGAATTGGCCGGGATCAGCACCGTCTATGGTCGGCAGCATATTCATCGCAACCTGAACCTGCGGGTCGAGACCGGTCAGATCCTCGGGCTGCTCGGTGGTTCGGGCAGCGGCAAAACCACCTTGTTGCGCGAGATGCTCGGCCTGCTAAGGCCGAGCGCGGGCAGTGTGCGCCTGTTCGGGATCGATCTGAATGATGGTGATGCCCTGATCCAGCGCGCCGTCCGTCGTCGGCTGGGGATGTTGTTTCAACATGGCGCGCTGTTTTCGGCGCTTTCGGTATTCGACAACATCGCTTTCCCGTTAAGGGAATTGCGTTGTCTGGATGAAGACTGGATCTGCCGGCTGGTGCATCTCAAGCTGGCGATGGTCGAACTCGAACCGGCACACGGTAAGCTGATGCCGGCCGAACTTTCGGGCGGCATGGTCAAGCGCGTCGCGCTGGCTCGCGCCTTGGCGCTCGAGCCTGAACTGTTGCTGCTTGACGAGCCAACGGCCGGCCTCGACCCGGACCGCAGCCAGAATTTCGTCGACCTGGTCGGTTCCTTGCAGCAGGCCCTGGGTCTGACCGTCATCATGGTGACCCATGATCTCAATACGCTGGCTGGTCTGGCCAGTCATGTCGCCGTTCTGGCCGACGGGCACATCATTGCCTGCGGCCCGAAGGATGAGGTGATGACGGTCGATCACCCCTTCGTCACCGGGTTTTTTGGCGCAGATCGTCGGAAGCTGCTTTAA
- a CDS encoding energy-coupling factor ABC transporter permease has translation MDLPDTLLGEGWYWAAWAVWLLCFAHSIQRAPWGRLRDSEQLNVWLGMIVLLTLIWSLKAGVRPGLAFHLLGATVFTLSFGPYLAFVGLSLVTVGITLNGAAGPFAYATNALLLGGVGVGLSQVLYRLLSSLLPRHFFVYIFVNGFLASALTIVGVGFLATVFLALAGAYEWEYLMAEYFPYFLLLSFSEAWLSGMAITFFVLYRPGWVITYDDSRYLANK, from the coding sequence GTGGATTTACCAGATACCTTGTTGGGCGAAGGATGGTACTGGGCAGCTTGGGCTGTCTGGTTGCTTTGTTTCGCCCACAGTATCCAGCGGGCGCCATGGGGTCGGTTGAGGGATTCAGAACAGCTTAACGTCTGGCTTGGCATGATCGTTTTGCTGACGTTGATCTGGAGCCTCAAGGCTGGGGTAAGGCCCGGTCTTGCCTTCCACCTGCTTGGAGCCACGGTCTTTACGTTGAGTTTTGGGCCATATTTGGCCTTTGTCGGTCTTTCGCTGGTGACTGTAGGCATTACCCTGAACGGTGCGGCCGGGCCTTTTGCCTACGCGACGAATGCCCTGCTGCTGGGTGGAGTCGGGGTGGGCTTGAGCCAGGTGCTCTATCGGCTGCTCTCCAGTCTGCTGCCCCGGCATTTTTTCGTCTATATCTTCGTCAACGGGTTTTTGGCTTCGGCGCTGACTATTGTCGGGGTCGGCTTTCTGGCTACAGTTTTCCTGGCGCTGGCTGGTGCCTACGAGTGGGAGTACTTGATGGCGGAGTACTTCCCCTATTTTTTGCTGCTTTCCTTTTCCGAAGCCTGGCTTTCCGGAATGGCCATCACTTTTTTTGTCTTGTATCGGCCGGGGTGGGTCATCACCTACGATGATTCACGCTATCTGGCTAATAAATAA
- a CDS encoding MlaD family protein has translation MENKSHAFAAGLFAILLLVAALLAIYWLGGAKDATHDYIVVTKQNIGGLNPQAQVRYRGIRVGKVSDIRLDPDDFSNILITISVNEDVPLTQGTIAKLNYQGVTGLAHILLLETGKDQSALEPNDEKPPRITMLPSLLDELGEVGTATLRQARQLMVSANAMLSDENRKHLTATLANMEAASANMKPALENLNVTLGQMNKLLDDRNVKKLSLAAGEVGPLLADTRVMIAKMQAATDKFEVAVGDPSANGVSSLMPRLNELATDFSMTSRQLSRVLRILEDTPQGMVFGAPALPPGPGEPGFSKNGEK, from the coding sequence ATGGAAAACAAGTCGCACGCTTTTGCCGCCGGACTCTTCGCCATCCTGCTCCTGGTAGCGGCGCTGCTCGCCATCTATTGGCTGGGCGGAGCCAAGGATGCGACGCATGACTACATCGTCGTCACCAAACAGAACATCGGCGGACTGAATCCGCAGGCCCAGGTCCGCTATCGCGGCATCCGGGTCGGCAAGGTCAGCGACATCCGGCTTGATCCGGACGATTTCAGCAATATTCTGATCACCATTTCGGTCAATGAGGACGTGCCGCTGACCCAGGGCACGATTGCCAAGCTGAATTACCAGGGGGTCACCGGGCTGGCGCACATCCTGTTGCTCGAAACCGGCAAGGACCAGTCGGCGCTGGAGCCCAATGACGAAAAGCCACCGCGTATCACGATGCTTCCCTCGCTGCTCGACGAACTCGGGGAGGTAGGTACGGCCACATTGCGCCAGGCACGGCAACTGATGGTCAGCGCCAATGCCATGCTCAGCGATGAAAACCGGAAACACCTGACGGCTACGCTGGCTAACATGGAAGCCGCCTCGGCCAACATGAAGCCGGCGCTGGAAAACCTGAATGTGACTTTGGGTCAGATGAACAAGCTGCTCGATGACCGGAATGTCAAAAAACTTTCGCTGGCGGCCGGCGAAGTCGGCCCCCTGCTGGCCGATACGCGCGTGATGATCGCCAAGATGCAGGCGGCGACCGACAAGTTCGAGGTTGCTGTCGGCGATCCGTCGGCCAATGGAGTGTCATCGCTGATGCCACGCCTCAACGAATTGGCGACTGATTTTTCGATGACTTCACGCCAGCTTAGCCGGGTCTTGCGCATTCTCGAAGACACGCCGCAAGGTATGGTGTTCGGTGCGCCGGCCCTGCCGCCAGGGCCGGGCGAGCCTGGGTTCTCGAAAAATGGAGAAAAATAG
- a CDS encoding TetR/AcrR family transcriptional regulator, which translates to MENKPVNSSVDSTPSKARGRPALPRVQLDPERWVEAAIDVLARDGIAGLRVEVLAKRCGVTKGSFYWHFKDRQALLDAVLAFWKDGRIRDIEKVTSVAPGKEREQLRYAIEVYGASRNRKGMAIELAIRDWARHDAQAAMVVETVDLYRLDCTRKLFVAAGMSDAEAKSRSLLLYACVFGLSLMHYSHFDNDLSNLKQRIAERIISD; encoded by the coding sequence ATGGAAAATAAACCTGTCAACTCCTCCGTAGATTCAACACCATCCAAGGCACGAGGCCGGCCGGCTTTGCCACGCGTCCAACTCGACCCGGAGCGCTGGGTGGAGGCGGCAATCGACGTGCTTGCCCGTGACGGGATTGCGGGTTTGCGCGTCGAGGTACTGGCCAAGCGCTGCGGCGTGACCAAAGGCAGCTTCTATTGGCACTTCAAGGACAGACAGGCCTTGCTGGATGCCGTGCTTGCCTTCTGGAAGGATGGCCGGATTCGCGATATCGAAAAAGTCACTTCGGTCGCTCCGGGCAAGGAACGCGAGCAGCTGCGCTATGCGATTGAGGTCTATGGGGCGAGCCGGAATCGCAAGGGCATGGCGATCGAACTGGCGATTCGCGACTGGGCCCGCCACGACGCTCAAGCGGCGATGGTCGTCGAAACGGTCGACCTTTATCGCCTGGATTGCACGCGCAAGCTCTTTGTCGCCGCAGGCATGTCGGACGCCGAGGCCAAGAGCCGGAGCCTGCTGCTCTATGCCTGCGTGTTCGGCCTTTCGCTGATGCATTACAGTCATTTCGATAACGACCTTTCGAATCTCAAACAGCGTATTGCCGAGCGCATCATTTCCGACTAA
- a CDS encoding electron transfer flavoprotein subunit beta/FixA family protein, giving the protein MKILVPVKRVIDYNVKVRVKADGSGVDLANVKMSMNPFDEIAVEEAVRLKEAGIATEVIAVSCGVAACQETLRTALAIGADRAILVETDVDLQPLAVAKLLKALCAKEAPQLVICGKQAIDDDANQTGQMLAALQGWPQATFASKVVIADGKATVTREIDGGLETLAISLPAVVSTDLRLNEPRYATLPNIMKAKKKPLDTVKPADLGVDVAPRLTTIKVVEPAKRSAGIKVADVAELVNKLKNEAKVI; this is encoded by the coding sequence GTGAAAATTCTCGTCCCCGTCAAACGGGTCATCGACTACAACGTCAAGGTTCGCGTCAAGGCGGACGGGTCGGGTGTCGATCTGGCCAACGTCAAGATGAGCATGAACCCCTTCGACGAAATCGCCGTCGAGGAAGCCGTCCGGCTCAAGGAAGCCGGCATCGCGACGGAAGTCATCGCCGTCTCCTGCGGCGTCGCCGCCTGCCAGGAAACCCTGCGCACCGCGCTGGCGATCGGTGCCGACCGCGCCATCCTGGTCGAGACCGATGTCGACCTGCAACCGTTGGCCGTCGCCAAGCTCCTGAAAGCATTGTGCGCCAAGGAAGCCCCGCAACTGGTGATCTGCGGCAAGCAAGCCATCGACGACGACGCCAACCAGACCGGGCAGATGCTCGCCGCCCTGCAAGGCTGGCCGCAAGCCACCTTCGCCTCCAAAGTCGTGATCGCTGACGGCAAAGCCACCGTCACCCGCGAAATCGACGGTGGTCTGGAAACCCTGGCGATCAGCCTGCCGGCCGTGGTCTCCACCGACCTGCGCCTCAACGAGCCGCGCTACGCCACCCTGCCCAACATCATGAAAGCCAAGAAGAAGCCGCTCGACACCGTCAAGCCGGCCGACCTCGGTGTCGATGTCGCACCGCGGCTGACCACGATCAAGGTTGTCGAACCGGCCAAGCGCTCGGCAGGCATCAAGGTCGCCGACGTCGCCGAACTCGTAAACAAACTGAAAAATGAAGCGAAGGTGATCTGA
- the rpsF gene encoding 30S ribosomal protein S6: protein MRHYEIVFIVHPDQSEQVPGMVERYRTIVTAKGGSIHRLEDWGRRQLAYPIQKIHKAHYVMMNIECDGETLNELEHSFKFNDAVLRHLTVKMKAAVTTPSPMMKEEKSKSLMGGDVAPAAPAEPVAAA from the coding sequence ATGCGCCATTACGAAATCGTATTTATCGTCCATCCGGACCAAAGCGAGCAAGTGCCCGGCATGGTCGAGCGCTATCGCACCATCGTGACCGCCAAGGGCGGCTCGATCCATCGTCTGGAAGACTGGGGCCGCCGCCAGCTGGCTTACCCGATCCAGAAGATCCACAAGGCTCACTACGTCATGATGAACATCGAGTGCGACGGCGAAACGCTGAACGAACTCGAGCATTCGTTCAAGTTCAACGACGCCGTGCTGCGCCACCTGACCGTCAAGATGAAGGCTGCCGTGACGACTCCCTCCCCGATGATGAAGGAAGAGAAGTCCAAGTCCCTGATGGGTGGTGATGTTGCTCCTGCTGCTCCGGCCGAACCGGTCGCTGCCGCCTAA
- the rpsR gene encoding 30S ribosomal protein S18 has protein sequence MARFFKKKDDDKKKKRGGGLFKRRKFCRFTAEKVEQIDYKDVDVLKEFIQENAKIMPARLTGTKAGYQRQLGTAIKRARFLALLPYTDNHQ, from the coding sequence ATGGCTCGATTCTTCAAGAAGAAGGATGACGACAAGAAAAAGAAGCGTGGTGGCGGTCTCTTCAAGCGCCGCAAGTTCTGCCGCTTCACGGCTGAAAAGGTCGAACAGATCGACTACAAGGATGTGGATGTCCTGAAGGAATTCATCCAGGAAAACGCCAAGATCATGCCGGCTCGTCTGACCGGTACCAAGGCCGGCTATCAGCGCCAGCTGGGCACCGCCATCAAGCGCGCCCGCTTCCTGGCCCTGCTGCCGTACACCGACAACCATCAATAA
- a CDS encoding FimV family protein → MIHAIWLINKGYNSSGLSSLRFAPLNCLGFRQYFPLIFLAVSGGASAVGLGELRGQPLLGERPRLEIELLNAERLPLDTTCFSLVQPSGSGDLPWLKKAGFRVRAGVPKILEIRPEAPLREPILELAVYLGCGHEISRQYVLLASPAPEGVASIVESRPERDNPASRSPNLNPRVARPSLSAVGPVELPSRLMPRRTEKRTAAKGVPDRLMVSTGIDVGEPSLRLATELFAGSSGGVGAKETQREILRLEFRMLMALNEQATSQMATAEKLRNMEVTLGELQQRAAEFALRVEQGGQPLESPAPKNEPLAGQPTTPATDPEPIKPTPAAVRPVPPIKASSGLSEWSLYGVLLGILLGLGGWLGWKNYRERQQGRAEETSHLRSPELTVDQWRQDALVDHEAVDLPVEPVATHLPTRVDLELDGGESAASRHADALWKAPRVVHDPAISISASMVDEHFEANPVMELADIMLSFGRVKGAAQALQEYIDNNPQEALQPWIRLMDVYRMAGMRTEFETVARNLNQNFNVEVQQWDVAQSPPVQGGGDAAAGLPVELRPESLEDMPRIAGMVCELWPDGDVVGYLYQLLRDNRGGKRQGFSLPVVDEILFLIELKETSNRIE, encoded by the coding sequence ATGATTCACGCTATCTGGCTAATAAATAAAGGCTACAATTCAAGCGGACTATCGTCATTGAGGTTTGCGCCATTGAATTGTTTGGGTTTTCGCCAATATTTCCCGCTGATTTTTCTCGCCGTCTCGGGTGGAGCATCGGCGGTCGGCTTGGGCGAACTCCGCGGCCAACCCCTTCTCGGTGAGCGTCCTCGACTCGAGATAGAGCTCCTGAATGCTGAGCGCTTGCCGCTCGACACTACCTGCTTCAGTCTGGTCCAACCTTCGGGGTCGGGCGATTTGCCCTGGCTGAAAAAGGCTGGATTCAGGGTTCGTGCCGGGGTGCCGAAGATCCTCGAGATTCGCCCGGAAGCGCCATTGCGTGAGCCAATTCTGGAGCTGGCAGTGTATCTCGGCTGCGGACATGAAATTTCACGGCAGTATGTGTTGCTTGCGTCTCCTGCGCCGGAGGGCGTGGCGTCGATTGTCGAATCGCGGCCGGAGCGTGATAACCCTGCGTCACGTTCGCCGAACCTTAATCCGCGGGTTGCCCGTCCATCATTGTCAGCGGTGGGACCGGTTGAACTCCCGTCTCGTTTGATGCCGCGCCGGACGGAAAAAAGGACTGCCGCCAAGGGGGTGCCTGATCGCCTGATGGTGTCGACCGGTATCGACGTGGGGGAGCCATCGCTGAGGCTGGCGACCGAACTCTTTGCCGGGAGTTCTGGTGGTGTCGGTGCAAAAGAAACTCAGCGCGAAATCCTTCGTCTGGAATTCCGGATGCTGATGGCACTCAACGAGCAGGCAACAAGCCAGATGGCGACAGCGGAGAAGCTGCGCAATATGGAGGTCACGCTCGGTGAGTTACAGCAGAGGGCTGCCGAATTTGCCCTGCGAGTCGAGCAGGGGGGGCAGCCCCTCGAGTCGCCGGCGCCGAAGAACGAGCCACTTGCCGGACAGCCGACAACACCCGCAACCGATCCGGAACCAATCAAGCCCACCCCGGCGGCTGTCCGGCCCGTGCCGCCAATCAAGGCTTCGTCGGGTCTTTCCGAGTGGAGCCTGTATGGTGTTTTGCTGGGTATCTTGTTGGGCCTTGGCGGCTGGCTCGGCTGGAAGAATTATCGTGAACGCCAGCAGGGTCGGGCCGAAGAGACGTCTCACCTGCGCTCTCCGGAATTGACCGTCGATCAATGGCGCCAGGATGCGCTGGTTGATCATGAGGCGGTCGATTTGCCGGTCGAGCCAGTTGCGACACATCTTCCGACGCGGGTCGATCTCGAACTCGATGGCGGCGAATCAGCGGCATCCAGGCATGCGGACGCGCTTTGGAAAGCCCCACGGGTTGTTCATGATCCAGCGATATCGATTAGCGCGTCGATGGTCGACGAGCACTTTGAAGCCAATCCGGTCATGGAACTGGCAGACATCATGCTCTCCTTTGGTCGGGTCAAGGGTGCCGCCCAGGCGCTGCAGGAATATATCGACAACAACCCGCAAGAGGCCTTGCAGCCGTGGATTCGGCTGATGGATGTCTATCGGATGGCCGGCATGCGGACCGAGTTTGAGACCGTAGCCCGCAACCTGAATCAGAATTTCAATGTGGAAGTTCAGCAATGGGACGTTGCGCAGTCGCCCCCTGTCCAGGGAGGAGGCGATGCGGCAGCAGGCCTCCCGGTCGAGCTGCGCCCCGAATCTCTCGAGGACATGCCACGGATTGCGGGGATGGTCTGCGAGCTGTGGCCTGATGGCGATGTCGTGGGTTATCTCTATCAGTTATTGCGCGATAACCGGGGCGGTAAGCGCCAGGGTTTTTCGCTGCCTGTGGTCGATGAAATCCTTTTCCTGATTGAACTTAAGGAAACCTCCAACCGAATTGAATAG
- a CDS encoding electron transfer flavoprotein subunit alpha/FixB family protein: MTILVIAEHDHASLKAATLNTVAAAQKIGGDIHVLVAGTACNAAAQQAAGLQGVTLVKVADAAHYASQTAENLTALVIANASGYTHILAPATTFGKNLLPRVAALLDVAQISEITAVESADTFVRPIYAGNALATVQSADSIKVITVRSTAFDAVGTGNAAPLEAIAPAADTQQSTLTNRELTKSARPELGAAKIIVSGGRGLGSGENYHSLLEPLADKLGAALGASRAAVDAGFVPNDYQVGQTGKIVAPQLYIAVGISGAIQHLAGMKESKVIVAINKDPDAPIFQVADYGLVGDLFEVVPQLVAAVG, translated from the coding sequence ATGACTATCCTCGTTATCGCCGAACACGATCACGCCAGCCTCAAGGCCGCCACCCTGAACACCGTTGCCGCTGCCCAGAAGATCGGTGGCGACATCCACGTCCTGGTCGCCGGCACCGCTTGCAACGCCGCCGCCCAACAAGCCGCCGGCCTGCAAGGCGTCACCCTGGTCAAAGTGGCCGACGCCGCCCATTACGCCAGCCAGACCGCCGAGAACCTGACCGCCCTGGTTATCGCCAACGCCAGTGGTTACACCCACATTCTGGCCCCGGCCACCACCTTCGGCAAGAACCTGCTGCCGCGCGTGGCGGCCTTGCTCGACGTCGCCCAGATCTCCGAAATCACGGCCGTCGAAAGCGCCGACACCTTCGTCCGTCCGATCTACGCCGGCAACGCCCTGGCCACCGTGCAGAGCGCGGACAGCATCAAGGTCATCACCGTACGCAGCACCGCCTTCGATGCGGTTGGCACCGGCAATGCCGCCCCGCTCGAAGCCATCGCCCCAGCCGCCGACACCCAGCAAAGCACGCTCACGAACCGCGAACTGACCAAGTCGGCCCGTCCCGAACTCGGTGCCGCCAAGATCATCGTCTCCGGCGGGCGCGGCCTGGGCAGCGGTGAGAACTACCACAGCCTGCTCGAACCGCTCGCCGACAAGTTGGGCGCCGCCCTTGGTGCAAGCCGGGCTGCAGTCGATGCCGGTTTCGTGCCCAACGACTACCAGGTCGGCCAGACTGGCAAGATCGTTGCACCGCAGCTCTATATCGCGGTCGGCATCTCGGGTGCCATCCAGCACCTGGCCGGGATGAAGGAATCGAAGGTCATCGTCGCCATCAACAAGGACCCCGATGCGCCGATCTTCCAGGTCGCCGATTACGGCCTGGTTGGCGACCTGTTCGAGGTCGTGCCGCAACTGGTTGCCGCCGTCGGCTAA
- the priB gene encoding primosomal replication protein N produces the protein MRYTPAGVPVSEGRLQHSSSQTEGGAERLVEVEIAVLALGEAARWLQAAPLGGAVKLTGFLAARSRNSKTPVLHVNSIEFLEGNENGSILQEEG, from the coding sequence TTGCGTTACACCCCGGCCGGCGTACCAGTCAGTGAAGGGCGATTGCAACATAGCTCCTCGCAGACTGAAGGCGGTGCAGAGCGTCTGGTGGAAGTGGAAATTGCTGTTCTGGCCCTGGGCGAAGCCGCCCGCTGGCTCCAGGCAGCCCCCCTCGGTGGGGCCGTCAAACTGACCGGATTTCTCGCGGCCCGCAGTCGTAACAGCAAGACTCCCGTGCTGCATGTGAATTCAATAGAATTTTTGGAAGGAAACGAAAATGGCTCGATTCTTCAAGAAGAAGGATGA